Genomic window (Scleropages formosus chromosome 16, fSclFor1.1, whole genome shotgun sequence):
GGTGGCTGATGAGCGATGGTGCACGTTAATGACAAAGACGGTGACGATAATGGAGAAGGTGACAAAGATCATGATGAATAGGAGATACTCGCCAATTAGTGGAATGACCTTGGAGGAGGAAGGGATAATCTCCTCAATGACCAGCAGGAAGACAGTGAGGGACACAAGGACAGAAGTGGAGAGGGAGAGCTTCTCACCCTCATCAGATGGCAGGTAGAAGACCAACACAGTAAGGAAGGACAGGCCCAGACATGGGATGATGAGGAAGAGTGTGTAGAAGAGCGGCAGCCTCTTAAGGATGAAGGAGTAGGTGACATAGGGGTAGGAGTAGAGTCCATCTTGGCGGCTACCCTTCATTCCTGTAGCATTGAGGATCTCCCACTCTCCATTATCAAAGAAGTCCTTACGGTCCACATGATCATCCACCAGGACCAGGTCTACCATGTTGCCATCATAAGTCCAAGAGCCAAACTTCATGGAGCAATTCTGCCGGTCAAAGGGGAAGAAGGTGACGTCCATGGTGCAGGAGGACTTGTAGCTGGCAGGTGGagtccatgtgatggtgccattATACTTGATGATTGCCTTGGTCATTAGGGAGCCCTCAAAGCGTCCATCAGCACTGAGGAGAGACAGATAACAGACCGAGACAGACTGAGGAAATGTTTGGAAAGGAAAGATAAGGTAATGAtagtgacagtaaaaaaaaatgaactaacactgaaaaacagttcATTCTCAGACGAACAGAAAGCATGCATTATGCTGGAGTGTCTACGGAGAGATGTATGTGtgactgtgcatgtgtgtgtgagtgctgcTGTGTTAAAGTTTAAACTgtatattcaatttttttttaggattttACAAATGGCAAGAAGTGCAGGCACATCCAGGGAAAGTTTAAAAGCAGAGTAAAAAAGACTGACAGATGCCTTTTGCAAGGGACTCACTTCTCATACAGCACAATGTCTGGTAGCCAGATGGTCTCTGAAGGGACACGGATAGAAGTCACTCCACCGTAGTCCTCAGGGTTCCACCGTAGTTTGTAATCAGTCCACTCCTGGAGATGAAAGGCACCTGAAGTCTGCAAATGTCTCAAAACTAGTTATTCTGCCATTAGCAATGCACTGAACACTTTCTCCCAATGATGAGTTCTCCTACAATGCTCATCCTTGCTGGACATTTCTGAGCTGACTGTGAAGACTCAGCGGCTAATGGACAGTTTTTGGCACAGCTACCTGTCAGTGAATCATTTCTCATTTCTCAGTCCAGACCGTACACGGCCACCCTGGTACGATTCAATAGCTAAATGACATATGGCATGTAAGGATCATGAGAATGctaaaaattgtgaaaatgatGGGTGAACAGTAACTGCAGCTGAGGAGGGGAAGAGGCAGAGGAAGGGGGATGTTTCGATGCTTGAAGCCCCACCTACCTGCCACAGCCAGACGTTGGTGGTCATAAGCTGGTTTTTctcatcctggaaacacagaagaGAGAGGGGTTACGGTCACTCAGTTGTGGCTTCTGTACTCACCAGCACCAACAGCCAGATCAGAAACGATAGCCCCAGTCACAGTTCGCATTGTTCCACTAAACATTCACAGAAATGTTAGTGTGACGAGAAAAGCTGGCAATAATCAGGTGATTAAAATGGCACACATACAAACAGAGAATTTTTTATGAGAATGGTTAAAGAGAGGGACAGAAATGGGTGAAGTAGGACAAAGTCATCTGGATACACATATTGGATTATCATTGTCCTTTGAGACCACTTCTGTCACTGTAACTCAATTCCAAGAAACCAGAtcagagaaattaatttaatgcatgTTTCACAGTGGAATGCATTGTCTTTTCATCTGAGTATTAAGTCAGGATAAAGCTTGCTGTCTTAATATGACGTTCACTTTTTAGGCATAGTTTAAGAGCTTTTACAGTCACCAGGGAAAAGCAGTACATTAGACATTAGCAAAAATCCATCACATTGATTTGTAGCTTGACCTTACTAAGAAAGTATCACATCAACTACAAGATTAAATAAAAGAGTCAGCACTGCTTGGTGTAAACACAAGAGGGTAGTAGAGTCCCTTAACTGAAGAGCAGGTTCCACCACAAAGACATGGTCGCGAAACGTAGTGCTAGCCAAGTTAAGAAAACAATCAGTCCAATATTTTTGCAATAACCAGTTTTTGGAGAAGTGCTTAATGCTGAATAAAGAGAAAAtcagtaaaactaaaacaacaacttacagtaaaaagaaaaataagatatgatggtggcacagtggtagcgctggtgcctcaaagTGTCTGAGTTGAGGGCTCGAATCCAGCACTGGCCAGGTTTTTATTGATCATCATTCAACAGAGTTTCGCATATGTactggaaaaattaaagcaaaagcTGAgtcactgacaaaaaaaaatggtaaaaaataatTAGGGTTACAGGTTCACAGTTTTAATCTGTAAATGTTTAGAGAATTCTGtcattgcattttattgttcAGCAATTTAGAGGGATTAAACTTGACTAAACTGTTCTTACTGAGTGTTATTTTTTGACTGAAGCAATCAGTATGACAGCAATAATCTGTATTCAAGTCTGCCCAGCTGACATCGAGGTGAGTATCATTGAAAGTCTAGTTTCCCAAGGCCTCTGTGATTGCCCAAGTGATTGAGGGCACTAAATAATGACCTCGATCCAGCTGTTTATCTCTAAGACACTTGTTTCCAGAGCGTTGCCAGTGAGCGAGCCAGTCTTCCCAAAAGCCTAATGGCAGCTCAACTACTTCAAAGACTTGAATTGGAGCAGATCAACACCAACAGCTGCTTTTTTGACAAGCGACTGAAGTGACAGCAAATCCTTCATCTCCCACGCGTACACATGTCCTTAAATTCCACCAATAGGGGCAGTGGAATGTTGGCACAGAGAGCGTTTCAGTTTTCTCCCGCAACATCTTTTGAATGAATGtcaaaataattattactgtttaaATTCCTCTGATACAGAAACATGAACCAACATTCTTCTGGTAACCAGTGGGTCCAAGTGCCACGAAGCACATTAGTACTGCACCCTTCAGACATCCATTTTACCACAAAAGCAGCTGGTGAATTAAGAATGTATAGGACAACCACTGTCACAATAATGGCATCTATTAAACAAATGCAGATTAATTATGATGTAAAAGTTGcgatgacacattttttttttacatagctTGAGTCAAATTCTGCATtcgaaaaaaagtatttattctCTGAAAATTAATCACTGAAAGTAGCGCGAGTGATTAACAGCTCTGACAGAAGTCTGTGCAGATATTCCACATTCTCCCtatatttgcatgtgtttcctctggatgctctggtttccttgcacagtccaaaaacatgtttcagttgaacagataactctaaactgcccttagtgtgtgagtcagtgagtgtgtgtgattgccctgtgataacatgaataaaaaatagtcctcaaaatggaagaaataaaaagtgtatGTGCCCTGCACATCAAGACAGTTTTAAGATGCTTTCAAACATGCTTGTTACCATGATTGTAATCAAGGCCACACTGGTTCTGCCTTTCCACAATCAGACCCCAGAAGCTGAGAAACAGCTGCATTAATGAACTGTTACTGAGCACCAAAGTCGACCTTATTTGCGTCCCTTTCTCACAGTCCCGACAAGGGCTGAGTTATGGCGCTGAGAACTGTGGGCCGGCACACGGGCCCGGTGAGTGTGTTTCAGCACAGCGGACAGCTCCGCACAGATTCACAGCAAGCTTCTGCTGGGTCCAGCTTGAAGCCTCCATCCATTCGCCAGGCCCCAGCCCTTCCTCGTCCACCAGCATGGATGGCACTACCACGTGCAGCCCCTGGGTTGATTGTCTCCCTGACAAAAAGTAAGCATCCAATCTCTTAAAATTACCATGAATCAAAA
Coding sequences:
- the chrnb3a gene encoding neuronal acetylcholine receptor subunit beta-3a isoform X1, with the translated sequence MELAALLLASLSLCSAIIEAPDEFLSLADMEDALLRNLFRGYQKWVRPVLHANDTITVRFGLKISQLVDVDEKNQLMTTNVWLWQEWTDYKLRWNPEDYGGVTSIRVPSETIWLPDIVLYENADGRFEGSLMTKAIIKYNGTITWTPPASYKSSCTMDVTFFPFDRQNCSMKFGSWTYDGNMVDLVLVDDHVDRKDFFDNGEWEILNATGMKGSRQDGLYSYPYVTYSFILKRLPLFYTLFLIIPCLGLSFLTVLVFYLPSDEGEKLSLSTSVLVSLTVFLLVIEEIIPSSSKVIPLIGEYLLFIMIFVTFSIIVTVFVINVHHRSSATYHPMAPWVKSLFLQRLPRLLCMRGHADRYRHADVELRSPELKPRVKKQPRAQARKEEENCDWLTMLEKATTSVRYISHHIKKEHFIREVVQDWKFVAQVLDRIFLWAFLTVSILGTIFIFTPALQMYLSSPP